Proteins encoded together in one Cicer arietinum cultivar CDC Frontier isolate Library 1 chromosome 4, Cicar.CDCFrontier_v2.0, whole genome shotgun sequence window:
- the LOC101497531 gene encoding probable carbohydrate esterase At4g34215 isoform X1 — protein sequence MMDVMSIMLPWFVYILVVATYCGRGAKDIFILGGQSNMAGRGGVINGKWNGIVPPECNPNPSILSLSAKLKWVEAHEPLHSNIDVGKACGIGPGLAFANEVVRRKGGVVGLVPCAVGGTRIEEWKRGSKLYNELVGRSIESVRDGGGRIRALVWYQGESDTVREEDANAYKHRMKNFILNLRSDLHLPSLLVIQVAIASGEGKFIKKVRKAQLGIKLPNVKCVDAKGLHLNLDKLHLTTMSQVHLGIHLAHAYFASNIHHFNYTQLS from the exons ATGATGGATGTAATGTCTATTATGTTGCCATGGTTCGTGTACATTTTGGTTGTAGCAACTTATTGTGGCAGAGGAGCTAAAGACATTTTCATATTGGGTGGACAAAGCAACATGGCTGGTCGAGGAGGTGTTATTAATGGAAAATGGAATGGTATTGTCCCACCAGAATGCAATCCAAACCCATCAATTTTAAGTCTAAGTGCAAAACTCAAATGGGTGGAAGCCCATGAGCCTCTTCATTCAAATATCGATGTGGGAAAGGCTTGTGGTATTGGGCCTGGGCTTGCTTTTGCAAATGAAGTTGTTCGAAGAAAAGGTGGTGTTGTGGGTCTTGTCCCTTGTGCAGTTGGTGGTACGAGAATTGAAGAGTGGAAACGTGGGTCGAAATTGTATAATGAATTGGTGGGACGATCCATTGAATCAGTGAGGGATGGTGGTGGAAGAATTAGAGCACTTGTTTGGTATCAAGGTGAGAGTGATACAGTTAGAGAAGAAGATGCTAATGCATATAAACATAGAATgaagaattttattttgaatcttCGCTCAGATCTTCATCTTCCTTCACTTCTTGTAATTCAG GTAGCAATTGCATCAGGGGAAGGCAAGTTTATAAAGAAAGTGAGAAAAGCTCAACTAGGCATCAAACTGCCTAATGTCAAATGTGTTGATGCCAAGGGATTGCATCTCAACCTAGATAAACTCCATCTTACAACAATGTCTCAGGTTCATTTGGGCATCCACTTAGCTCATGCTTATTTTGCTTCCAACATCCATCACTTTAATTATACACAACTTAGCTAG
- the LOC101497531 gene encoding probable carbohydrate esterase At4g34215 isoform X3, translating to MMDVMSIMLPWFVYILVVATYCGRGAKDIFILGGQSNMAGRGGVINGKWNGIVPPECNPNPSILSLSAKLKWVEAHEPLHSNIDVGKACGIGPGLAFANEVVRRKGGVVGLVPCAVGGTRIEEWKRGSKLYNELVGRSIESVRDGGGRIRALVWYQGESDTVREEDANAYKHRMKNFILNLRSDLHLPSLLVIQVAIASGEGKFIKKVRKAQLGIKLPNVKCVDAKGLHLNLDKLHLTTMSQIWK from the exons ATGATGGATGTAATGTCTATTATGTTGCCATGGTTCGTGTACATTTTGGTTGTAGCAACTTATTGTGGCAGAGGAGCTAAAGACATTTTCATATTGGGTGGACAAAGCAACATGGCTGGTCGAGGAGGTGTTATTAATGGAAAATGGAATGGTATTGTCCCACCAGAATGCAATCCAAACCCATCAATTTTAAGTCTAAGTGCAAAACTCAAATGGGTGGAAGCCCATGAGCCTCTTCATTCAAATATCGATGTGGGAAAGGCTTGTGGTATTGGGCCTGGGCTTGCTTTTGCAAATGAAGTTGTTCGAAGAAAAGGTGGTGTTGTGGGTCTTGTCCCTTGTGCAGTTGGTGGTACGAGAATTGAAGAGTGGAAACGTGGGTCGAAATTGTATAATGAATTGGTGGGACGATCCATTGAATCAGTGAGGGATGGTGGTGGAAGAATTAGAGCACTTGTTTGGTATCAAGGTGAGAGTGATACAGTTAGAGAAGAAGATGCTAATGCATATAAACATAGAATgaagaattttattttgaatcttCGCTCAGATCTTCATCTTCCTTCACTTCTTGTAATTCAG GTAGCAATTGCATCAGGGGAAGGCAAGTTTATAAAGAAAGTGAGAAAAGCTCAACTAGGCATCAAACTGCCTAATGTCAAATGTGTTGATGCCAAGGGATTGCATCTCAACCTAGATAAACTCCATCTTACAACAATGTCTCAG ATTTGGAAATGA
- the LOC101497531 gene encoding probable carbohydrate esterase At4g34215 isoform X2 encodes MMDVMSIMLPWFVYILVVATYCGRGAKDIFILGGQSNMAGRGGVINGKWNGIVPPECNPNPSILSLSAKLKWVEAHEPLHSNIDVGKACGIGPGLAFANEVVRRKGGVVGLVPCAVGGTRIEEWKRGSKLYNELVGRSIESVRDGGGRIRALVWYQGESDTVREEDANAYKHRMKNFILNLRSDLHLPSLLVIQVAIASGEGKFIKKVRKAQLGIKLPNVKCVDAKGLHLNLDKLHLTTMSQQIWK; translated from the exons ATGATGGATGTAATGTCTATTATGTTGCCATGGTTCGTGTACATTTTGGTTGTAGCAACTTATTGTGGCAGAGGAGCTAAAGACATTTTCATATTGGGTGGACAAAGCAACATGGCTGGTCGAGGAGGTGTTATTAATGGAAAATGGAATGGTATTGTCCCACCAGAATGCAATCCAAACCCATCAATTTTAAGTCTAAGTGCAAAACTCAAATGGGTGGAAGCCCATGAGCCTCTTCATTCAAATATCGATGTGGGAAAGGCTTGTGGTATTGGGCCTGGGCTTGCTTTTGCAAATGAAGTTGTTCGAAGAAAAGGTGGTGTTGTGGGTCTTGTCCCTTGTGCAGTTGGTGGTACGAGAATTGAAGAGTGGAAACGTGGGTCGAAATTGTATAATGAATTGGTGGGACGATCCATTGAATCAGTGAGGGATGGTGGTGGAAGAATTAGAGCACTTGTTTGGTATCAAGGTGAGAGTGATACAGTTAGAGAAGAAGATGCTAATGCATATAAACATAGAATgaagaattttattttgaatcttCGCTCAGATCTTCATCTTCCTTCACTTCTTGTAATTCAG GTAGCAATTGCATCAGGGGAAGGCAAGTTTATAAAGAAAGTGAGAAAAGCTCAACTAGGCATCAAACTGCCTAATGTCAAATGTGTTGATGCCAAGGGATTGCATCTCAACCTAGATAAACTCCATCTTACAACAATGTCTCAG CAGATTTGGAAATGA
- the LOC101492649 gene encoding probable isoaspartyl peptidase/L-asparaginase 2, whose product MGGWAIAVHGGAGVDPNLPLNRQEEAKQLLTRVLNLGISALRSNLSAIDVVELVVRELETDPVFNSGRGSALTEKGTVEMEASIMDGPKRRCGAVSGLTTVKNPVSLARLVMDKSPHSYLAFNGAEDFARQQGVEVVDNEYFITPDNVGMLKLAKEANAILFDYRIPASGYETCGSGIESPIQMNGLPISVYAPETVGCVVVDREGRCAAATSTGGLMNKMIGRIGDSPLIGAGTYACDLCGVSCTGEGEAIIRGTLAREVGAVMEYKGLGLQEAVDFVIKHRLDEGKAGLIAVSNKGEVAYGFNCNGMFRGCASEDGFMEVGIWE is encoded by the exons ATGGGTGGTTGGGCTATTGCTGTGCATGGTGGCGCTGGTGTTGATCCCAATCTCCCACTCAATCGCCAAGAAGAAGCCAAACAACTTCTTACCCGTGTTCTCAATCTTGGTATCTCTGCTCTTCGTTCCAATCTTTCCGCCATTGATGTTGTTGAACTTGTG gTGAGGGAATTGGAAACGGATCCAGTATTCAATTCGGGTCGTGGATCTGCCTTGACGGAAAAAGGAACGGTTGAAATGGAGGCTAGCATTATGGATGGCCCAAAAAGACGATGCGGTGCCGTTTCGGGTTTAACAACCGTCAAAAATCCCGTTTCACTCGCGCGTTTAGTCATGGACAAATCCCCTCATTCCTATCTTGCCTTTAACGGTGCTGAAGACTTCGCTAGACAACAG GGTGTGGAGGTTGTGGACAACGAATACTTTATCACCCCTGACAATGTTGGAATGCTTAAGCTGGCAAAAGAAGCAAATGCAATCCTG TTTGATTACCGAATCCCTGCATCTGGATATGAAACATGCGGTTCAGGGATTGAGAGTCCAATCCAAATGAATGGACTGCCGATAAGTGTATACGCACCGGAAACAGTCGGGTGCGTAGTGGTGGACCGTGAAGGGAGGTGCGCGGCCGCCACATCAACAGGAGGTCTAATGAACAAAATGATTGGACGAATTGGTGACTCGCCACTGATAGGAGCCGGGACCTACGCATGTGACCTTTGTGGTGTATCATGCACCGGAGAAGGCGAGGCTATCATTCGAGGCACTTTGGCACGTGAGGTGGGTGCTGTTATGGAATACAAAGGTCTTGGTCTTCAAGAGGCAGTGGACTTCGTCATCAAGCATAGGCTGGATGAAGGGAAGGCTGGGCTTATAGCTGTTTCGAATAAAGGAGAAGTCGCATATGGATTTAACTGCAATGGCATGTTTAGGGGATGTGCTTCTGAGGACGGGTTTATGGAGGTTGGAATCTGGGAGTAA
- the LOC101492320 gene encoding MFP1 attachment factor 1-like: MSDPEIKPEQYSIPVPPPSTEAPPLQPNLTASFSIWPPTQRTRDAVINRLIQTFSTPSVLSKRYGTLSADEASTAAHQIEEEAFSAAGTSSFSSDDNIWILQVYSKEISKRMIDTVKSRGSLADTNASSDVDPSLAEDAVAVSDS, from the coding sequence ATGTCCGACCCGGAAATCAAACCCGAACAATACTCCATACCCGTTCCACCACCATCAACGGAGGCTCCACCACTGCAACCAAACCTTACCGCCTCCTTCAGTATATGGCCTCCCACACAGCGCACTCGGGATGCCGTCATAAACCGCTTGATCCAAACATTTTCCACTCCCTCAGTCCTTTCTAAACGCTACGGCACATTGTCTGCCGACGAAGCCTCCACCGCCGCACATCAGATCGAGGAAGAGGCCTTCTCCGCCGCCGGTACCTCCTCTTTCTCCTCCGACGATAACATTTGGATCCTCCAGGTCTACTCTAAGGAGATCAGCAAGCGCATGATCGATACTGTTAAATCCAGAGGTTCGCTAGCCGATACCAACGCTTCCTCCGACGTCGATCCTTCCCTCGCCGAAGACGCCGTCGCTGTTTCAGACTCATGA